The Rhododendron vialii isolate Sample 1 chromosome 1a, ASM3025357v1 region ATCCCTGCAACTGGTTCCATGTCACGTGCAACAATCAAAACAGTGTTACAAAAGTGTACGCTACTAACTCGTTCAACAATTCTCGTAATCCACAAGCTGGTTATGTCATTTGATACTTGAAACTCTATAAGTGTAGCTCATGGAGTACTCATTTATAACTTCATCTGTCATGATTTGCCTGAGATGAGTTTACCATGACTTCCATCGCTCACGACTTAGGGGCATCTTAATGTGCCTTTTTTATGGTGAAGAAGGAGAAAACCTCTACAAAGAAgacatttttgaaaaacaggGCGAAATGAAGCGAAATGAGGCGAAACCCCCAAACCCTAGCCACAGGCCCAAAACCTAGCCGTCAATCGCCGGCCCTATCTCCGGCGAACCTCACTAGTGCTTCTTATCCATATCCGTTCGCCCAATCTTTCCCATCTCCGTTCGTTTTCGCCGTTGTCCCTCATCCAGTGTCGTTTCCTCTGCCGTTTTCTGGGCTCTGTGTAGTCCTCGGGTTGAATACCCCGATCTACTCTGGGCCGCTCATCCGTCGATAAGGTCAGCTCATTTCGTCTTTTGGTTGGCTTCTCTGCTTGCTGGTTcgattttggttgtttgttttGCTCTGCTAGTGCCTTCTTGTTTTGTGGGTTCGGCTGTTTGTTTAGCTGCTGTTTTGAAGTTAGGAAGTAAAAATCAACCTTTGTTCACTCTTTTCATTGACAACTTGCCAGAGGGGGTTGATCAAGGTTGGCTCAGGAAAACTTTCAATAATTATGGTATTGTCAAAGATGCTTTCATTCCCTATAAACGGAGCAAAAGAACTGGTTCCAAATTTGGTTTGTTAGATATGATTGTCACGTTTCAGCAGGGGTtgcaatttcaaaatccaataGGTTGTGGGTTAGTGATAAGAAGCTTTTTGTCAAAGAAGCTTCTTTTGGACAGTATATGACCAAATCAGCTTTGAAGGTTCCCATATTTCATCATCCTGACGTGGAAACAAGTTCGCAAGGGATTCGTGGGAATCATGGTACTCACTTTGTCATAGGAAAAAATGGTCATAAGAGCTTCAATCAAGGAATATCTTTTGCCCAAATGGTATCAGGTGAAATTAACAAAGGCGGTAGTGTTGAAAAGGAGTCAGAGAAGGGGTTGAAAAGTAGTGATCAAATGTGTCGAAGGATATCTTTAAATTCTGCTGGAAATGGGTGGCTTTACCGCAGTGCGATGGCAAAACTACATAAGTTAATTTCAATCAATGATTTAAAGGTCCAGATGGCAGGGATGGGATTAGACAATATTGATATTAAGGCGCTTGGTGGAAGGTCTATGATTTTAACTTGTTCATCCAGAGAGGAAATGGAGAAATTGATTAAAGAAAATTGTCTGCAAAGGTGGTTCTCTGAATCTAAACCATGGGATGGACAAGCGGCATGCGCTGAAAGATTTGTATGGTTATGTTGTTATGGAATGCCTCTCAATGGATGGAGCAACAATTCCTTCAAATCCATTGGAGAATTATGGGGTTCTTTCATATCTACGGATGAATCGACCATGAAGCTGTCATCTTTTGCGGAGGCTAAGATTTTAATCACCACTAATATTTTCAAGGAAATTGATGAATGGATTATCGTTGAGGTTGGAGAAAAGAGTTACAAAGTTAAGGTGATGGAAGATTCATGCGACCAACCACATGAAGCGGAGAAACAAATTTCCAGATTAAGTCTGCATTCTACCTCGCACTCAGAAGATGAAtcaaaggaagaggaagaggaggaggatgaggataaggatgaggatgatgaaatggatacTCCGGTATCTGAAAGTGATACTAATGGAACCTCTTCGGTTGCGGAGCTGATCGTAGGACAAGGGAGTGAAACCCACTGTGATTTAGCAAGTGGTGGGGCTGATTCTAAGCCCAAGGAGACTAATCTTGAAGGGGATAATCAGTTAGTGGCCTTCTCTGAACCTATTGAGGCCGAAATTAATACTAAGGATACATCCCAATCTTTGGCTGATGGAACTATTATTGCAAGGGATAATTTTCCTTGCTTAGAAGATGGACCTTTGGATATTGGCACAGTTACAGAGCGAGCAGAACTTGATGAAGGCTTTtataatcttttggaagtagGTTTTTTGAATGACAAGGAAGTTGAAGGCCTACAGTTAGTTGTTGATCTCAATCCAATTGAGGTGACTAAGGATACggagaaaggaaaatggaagcagAAGTCGATAGAGAACATGCTAGGCATTCCTAAATTCAAGAAGAAAGgtggaaaaaagaagcaaagttgCGCTTTGATTAGATCAGCTGTTGCCGCTGTTGCTTTACCAATCTCTTCTGTAGGCATCAACATGACTCATCTAAACGAGGCTCAGGCTGTTTGGTCCCTTAACAAGATTTTGGGCCTTAGCTATTCGGCGGACGAGAAGGATCTCACTCGACAATTAGCGATTATGGAAGCTGAAGATGAGGAAAGGGCTAAAGCGCATGATCTCCAACATAACGATTGACTCTTAGGTGTCGTTTCGGGTGTTGTCTTGATGTTTAGGCTTGGGTGTGCCCCTTTTGGGTTTAGctttgggttttgggtgttttctttgttggtttcttgccaactttGGTGTGTTATCGTTTTCCCTTGAGGTCCTTGTTGGCTTGTGATTGTTGGAGTTGTTGTTTCCCCTTGTGGGTTCTCTCTTGCTCCAGCTTGAAGCTGTCTAggttccttttaatttttgtaatttgtttccaaagattaataaatttttagcctttcaaaaaaaaaaaaaagttttgttttgtaggagTTTCTCATGTTAGtttataaatgaaaatgttgcCTATTGCTCTTGTAGTTAATTTTAGCTTGCTATTTTGCTCAATTTTGCTCCTGCAAACAgaatgtaaatattttttcaagactTGAATGTGGAATGTAAGTGTAGACCTTTAATGTAAATGGATATCCCggcattatttttttatttacagtTAACCTCTTCACTGTCTTGTATGTGTTGTCATCGCTTTGCAGTTAATTTATCATGGATACAGCTTCTCTCCAGCTCACTTCTTGGACTGGAGCGTGCTATTATGCCGATAAGTCCCATCACGGGTCCCATTTGTACGATTCAAGCCGTTCACTTTGTAGTTCCCAATGTGCAGATATCAtcattgaaaaatcaatttgatagCCACATGAATTCATTGTATGTTGTTGGGGAAAAAATGAATGGTGTATATTCAAAGTCACAGTGCTCGTCCATTTTTTCATCCAAATATGGTGAATTCATGTGGCTAAAATTGTCGGAACAAGCTGATATTTTTTCATGGATGATTTAGACAACGGGGTCTTTGAAAGGTAacgctcgaatcatcaaaaagAGACCCCCAATAGCATCTTTAGACCACTTTGTGGACTGGAGGGAGAGAAGCCATCTCctttgttttatatatatataaagttcttttcaggtccggACGCTTTACTGTCCGGACGTCCGGACCTCGcatttcctgatcgaatttcgatgatctgagctgttcaaagtgatcagaacgtgattttaagggtacccgcgataaatcagcaaaaaaaatgattgggacagtaaaaaactgctcggatcaagcccttcccgagcattttttttgctgaattctcgcgggtacccttaaaatcacgttctgaacacattgagcggctcgaatcatcgcaaatcgattgggaaagggaaaatccagaccataagaaaatccgtGCTAGTGGACCTGAAAATTActgtatatctatatatattatttatttatttttatttttttttgctttatggTTTTTTTAACCGATTATCTGGCATTCTGCATGCCCCTGTCATGGACGTTTCAATTACATTTTCTGTCACAGAGACCTTAATACTAACAACATAAGTGGACAAGTTCCTGAAGAGCTTGGGAATTTGACGAACTTGGTGAGCTTGGATCTTTATCTCAACAACTTGAGTGGTCCCATCCCGAAAACGTTGGGCAATCTTCAGAACTTACATTTTCTGTATGAATTACACATCCTTTGTCTTTCACTTCTAAAATTAGACATACACCCTTCTTGTGAACCGAGGTGTTATATTGATATAGTGCAATTGTTTCTTTTGTTCGGTCATTTCTTAGAGGTTTTAATCTCAGGATTTATGTTACTTCCTTAATGTTGATATTGCCAGTTTTAGTGGAATCAGTCACTAATATTGGGTTATATGATGCTAAATTTCATTGTGGACAAGATATCTTTGTCAGATATTTTATTGAGACAAAAGCCGTAGGGCCTACCGAGTCTAGATATTTTGTTGGGAAATATATTGagaattaaattcaaaatttatccaTGTTAGATCTTAATCTTGAAGGCATAAACATGTCTTCTTCGGTGGTTCCAAAATCCTTGCTCATTTTGACTTCTTTAATATCCCTCGATCTCGGCTCGTGTGGGTTACATGGAAAATTTCCTAGCGGTATATTTCATTTACCTCATCTATAGGAGTTGGATATACGGGGTAATAAGGGTCTCATGGGTTATTTACCTGATTTCATCAATTTGAGCTATCCTCTCTGGTGCTTAAGCCTCCCATACACATGTTTTTCTAGACAATTACCTAACTCAATTGCTAATCTAAAGTTCTTGGAGGTATTGTCACTCTCTAATTGCCAATTTCATGGGTCCATTCCGACTTCTCTCTGGAACCTTACACGAATCAGACATTACAACTCTCATCCAACAATTTTAATGGTATCGTCCCATCATCAATTTCAAATCTTAGAAATCTCAACATGTTATGGCTTTCAGATAATAATTTCAGTGCTATCCTCCCGTCTTCAATTTCAAACCTTAGAAATCTCAAAACGTTGTGGCTTTCAGATAATAATTTCACTGGTCCACTCTTCTCATGGGATGCAAACTTGACATAACTTCAGTTCTTGGGTGTGTCAAACAATACTCTCACTGGTCGTCTCCCTTCACAAGTAATTGCCCTTCCCAATCTACTCGTTCTAACCATTAGCCGATCGAAACTTGATCAACGGTACAATCTCATCTTGGGTCTTCGAATTACCCACAGTCGAGTTCTTAGATCTCAGCTATAACAAACTGATTGGTCATACACTTGAGTTCCAGTCCTTTTTGCTGAAGATTATCGATTTAAGCAATAACAACCTACATGGCACTGTTCCAAATTCAACCCTTGAACTCCGAAACCTTACCCACCTTATTCTTTCTTCAAATAGCTTTTTTGGCACCATTTCTGAATCAAATAGATTCAGTGAAAATCTCATTTTGCTCGAACTGCAGATAAATAACTTCTCTGGCACCATTCATAATTCATTTATCAGGAAAAATAGATTGAAAACTATTAATCTTAATGGCAATGGGTTTGAAGGGCCAGTACCGAAGTCTTTGGTTAACTGTAAAAACTTGGAAGTGCTAGGTCTGAAAAATTTCCTGCTTGAGGGCTCTAATTTGGCACAACAATGGTATCTAAATAAATTGATTGAAATAATATTTGCCAGTGCCACCCAATTGCTTGTACGACGAACAAGACTAAACTCAAGTCTTAGGTGCTATAGAAAATACTAACTTATTTGCTATAGAAAGTCTATTAGGAAatattttggatcaaaagtctTTCATGCCCAAGCAATTGGAAAAACCATCCAAGGATCAAGGACCAGCAGTCAAGCCACTTTAGCCTTGTTTGGCTTGAGGCCGGCTTAGAACTGCAGTAATTTTGTTTCCTGTAAATTTGATATAAAAGCACGGTATATTATTGATTTGAAGGAGTATTAGCTAATAGGAAGCGCATTAGAAAATCAGGTGTTATATCCTTCCATACatcaagataaaaaataataacaggCATGGTGTGCCACCCAATTGCTTGTACGGCGAGCAAGACTAAACTCAAGTCTTCTAAAAGAGGACACTTCAAACCTTATGTCTCCCAAAATAACTTACAATAGAGCCAAGCAATTTCTGGAAAACTTCTTGACCGAATCGGGAATATGAAGTCCTTGAAGGTATTTTTTTCGAAACGGCCCTTGAAGGTATTGTCTTCCTCTCAATGTGAATTCCAAGGATCCATTCCTATGTCTAACGGGAACCTTATGCGCCTCACTTGGCTACAATTCGTGGACAATAAATTTCATGGTTTTCTCCCATCTTCATTGTCAAAACTGAAAAGTTttattagttttattcttttacataatttcatagGACTCGTCGTGTTTGGGGGTGTAAACCTAACAAATCTTCTTATGTTAGATTTATCAAATACGGAGTAAAAGTCTCGCAAGTCCCCTTCCGTCACAAGTAACTGTACCTTCAAGTCTAGTCTGTTTAGACTAGGCCACAACTCCATCAATGGGGCCATAACCTCATCAATGGTACAATTTCTTCTTGGGTATTCGGTTCTTCAGCACTGGAATTTGACAATTTGTTCTTGGACTAAACTTATCTTACGACAGCCTTATAGGTCATATACCATAGCTAGTAGCTAGGAAATTTGACAAAGCTCGAATCGTTAGACCTCTTATCAAACAAGCTCACAAACGGAGATCCCTCAACAGGTCACAAGTTTGACATCTCTTGCAGTCCTAAACCTTTTCGCATAATCAACTAAAAGGATGGATAAATCGAGGCAATTAAGCAATTTGA contains the following coding sequences:
- the LOC131327169 gene encoding LRR receptor kinase BAK1-like, with product MWNLLSSSLLGLERAIMPISPITGPICTIQAVHFVVPNVQISSLKNQFDSHMNSLDLNTNNISGQVPEELGNLTNLVSLDLYLNNLSGPIPKTLGNLQNLHFLGFNLRIYVTSLMLILPVLVESVTNIGLYDAKFHCGQDIFVRYFIETKAVGPTESRYFVGKYIEN